One genomic region from Nocardia vinacea encodes:
- a CDS encoding o-succinylbenzoate synthase yields the protein MTETFVYAIPMRTRFRGITVREGMLIRGPLGWGEFCPFPEYDDREAAGWLATAVEQTTVGWPEPVRDRIPINCTVPAVGPDRAHAIVAGSGCRTAKVKIADHPDSLAEDLARVEAVRDALGPNGSVRVDANAVWDVETAVTHIKQIDRAAGGLEYVEQPCRTIEELAAVRRRVDVRIAADESIRRAEDPLRVAVAGAADIAVLKCTPLGGVRRALQVAEAAGLPCVVSSALETSVGLAAQLALAGALPDLEFACGLGTLSLLDGDLVSESLRPVDGFMPVPKTPPTPDPALLKQYRHPDPARTRWWEGRLTRVRAMPPPR from the coding sequence ATGACCGAAACCTTCGTGTACGCCATTCCGATGCGGACTCGGTTCCGCGGCATCACGGTGCGTGAGGGGATGTTGATCAGGGGCCCGCTCGGCTGGGGGGAGTTCTGCCCGTTTCCCGAGTACGACGATCGGGAGGCCGCCGGATGGTTGGCGACCGCGGTGGAGCAGACGACGGTGGGCTGGCCGGAGCCGGTGCGGGACAGGATTCCGATCAATTGCACGGTGCCCGCGGTGGGTCCGGATCGGGCGCATGCGATCGTGGCCGGATCCGGATGCCGTACCGCGAAGGTGAAGATCGCCGATCATCCCGATTCGCTGGCCGAGGATCTGGCGCGGGTCGAGGCGGTCCGGGATGCGCTGGGGCCGAACGGATCGGTGCGCGTCGATGCCAATGCGGTCTGGGATGTCGAGACCGCCGTCACACACATCAAGCAGATCGACCGTGCCGCAGGCGGTTTGGAATACGTCGAGCAACCGTGCCGCACCATCGAGGAACTGGCCGCGGTGCGCCGCCGTGTCGATGTCCGAATCGCCGCCGACGAATCCATTCGCCGCGCCGAGGATCCCCTGCGCGTCGCGGTAGCGGGAGCCGCGGATATCGCGGTACTCAAATGCACCCCATTGGGTGGTGTCCGCCGCGCACTACAGGTCGCCGAGGCCGCCGGCCTGCCGTGCGTGGTCTCCTCCGCCCTGGAAACCAGCGTCGGCCTGGCCGCCCAACTCGCCCTCGCAGGTGCCCTCCCTGACCTCGAATTCGCCTGCGGCCTGGGCACTTTGTCACTCCTCGACGGCGACCTGGTATCCGAATCACTGCGCCCGGTCGACGGCTTCATGCCGGTCCCGAAGACCCCGCCCACACCCGACCCGGCACTACTGAAGCAGTACCGCCACCCCGACCCTGCACGAACCCGCTGGTGGGAAGGCCGCCTGACCCGCGTCCGCGCAATGCCCCCACCCCGGTGA
- a CDS encoding MarR family winged helix-turn-helix transcriptional regulator: MPPPTDLYSEFGFYIHQVVALIDKRGDAMFRRDLGISLRQFTLLRLFDVGPTVPSQQLIAERLGIAKSAVSRQIDIARQRGWIRVESSAHSRRQNTLTLTPTGRQLLSEAKSLIEQSESLAFDDLPPADVEAAIRTLKALHGKLTKPAPPLSDTAAPTD; encoded by the coding sequence ATGCCGCCCCCGACGGACCTCTACAGCGAGTTCGGTTTCTACATTCATCAGGTCGTCGCCTTGATCGATAAACGCGGCGATGCGATGTTCCGACGCGACCTCGGCATCAGCCTGCGACAGTTCACGCTGTTGCGGCTGTTCGACGTCGGCCCCACCGTGCCGTCCCAACAACTCATCGCCGAACGCCTCGGCATCGCGAAGAGCGCGGTCAGCAGGCAGATCGACATCGCACGACAACGAGGCTGGATCCGAGTCGAGAGCTCGGCCCACTCCCGCAGACAGAACACCCTCACGCTCACACCGACTGGCCGGCAACTGCTCAGCGAGGCGAAGTCGCTGATCGAGCAGTCCGAGTCACTGGCATTCGACGACCTACCGCCGGCCGACGTCGAGGCTGCGATACGCACCCTGAAAGCGCTGCACGGGAAACTGACGAAACCAGCACCGCCGCTATCGGACACTGCCGCACCGACCGATTGA
- a CDS encoding alpha/beta fold hydrolase, whose protein sequence is MTREVTRRQARNGDVSLAYEVFGPDTGKPLLLIMGVSAQMLLWHDDFCLELVRRGFRVARMDNRDAGLSTHLTHLGEPSPFTMFVRPKAAARYSLGDMARDAIAVLDDLGLRSANVVGGSLGGMIAQTMAIEHPERLRSLTSIMSSPSARIGRATIGTSVKVAALLRKPVNSAQESGQQLVDLYNLIGTPSGKYPRDDKWLAEIGAMSFERAYDPAGKLRQQAAMLAAPDRTAALAAVRLPTLVLHGTADPMIRPAGGRATAEAIPGAKLAMLEGIGHGAFPRDIWPVMIENICAIAR, encoded by the coding sequence ATGACTCGCGAAGTAACGCGCCGGCAGGCGCGCAATGGGGATGTCTCACTTGCCTACGAGGTGTTCGGACCGGACACGGGCAAGCCGTTGTTGCTGATCATGGGCGTAAGCGCGCAAATGCTGCTCTGGCACGATGACTTCTGCCTCGAGCTGGTGCGGCGAGGGTTCCGGGTGGCGCGGATGGACAATCGCGACGCCGGACTCTCGACGCACTTGACTCACCTCGGTGAACCGAGCCCATTCACCATGTTCGTGCGTCCGAAGGCCGCGGCACGGTACTCGCTCGGCGACATGGCCCGCGACGCGATCGCGGTCCTCGACGACCTCGGGTTGCGGTCGGCCAACGTGGTCGGCGGCTCGCTCGGCGGCATGATCGCGCAAACGATGGCGATCGAACATCCCGAACGACTACGTTCGCTGACCTCGATCATGTCGTCACCGTCCGCGCGGATCGGACGCGCCACGATCGGGACAAGCGTGAAAGTCGCTGCGTTGCTGCGAAAACCAGTGAACTCCGCACAGGAGAGCGGACAACAACTCGTCGACCTCTACAACCTCATCGGCACACCGTCCGGCAAGTACCCACGCGACGACAAATGGCTCGCCGAAATCGGCGCGATGAGCTTCGAACGGGCCTACGACCCCGCGGGCAAGCTCCGGCAACAAGCAGCCATGCTGGCGGCACCGGACCGAACCGCAGCGCTGGCCGCGGTTCGACTGCCGACACTTGTTCTGCACGGCACGGCCGACCCGATGATCAGACCGGCAGGCGGCCGAGCAACCGCCGAAGCCATCCCCGGAGCGAAACTCGCCATGCTCGAAGGGATCGGGCATGGAGCGTTCCCACGAGATATCTGGCCCGTCATGATCGAAAACATCTGCGCTATCGCCAGATGA
- a CDS encoding thiolase family protein — translation MRDAVIVEAVRTPIGKGKPNGALHNVNAVDLLAHSLRAVIDRSGIDPALIDDVIGGIVTQIGEQGANMTRRAALAAGYPESVPATTVDRQCGSSQQAIHFAAQGVIAGAYDIVVAAGVESMGRVPMGASMIGSDDFSGVGFAERYPEGLVSQGISAELIAARWGLTRNQLDEFALGSHEKAALATKNGSFAGQLAPIAGLETDEGIRVGSTLETLGKLRPAYYDEAMSARFPEIGWQITAATASQVSDGSAAVLIMTSERAEELGLKPLARLHSFAVAGDDPLLMLTAVIPATQRVLQRAGLQLSDIDLVEINEAFSPVVLAWAHDTGADMSKVNVNGGAIAIGHPLGASGARLMTTLVHAMQERGARYGLQTMCEAGGLANATIIERL, via the coding sequence ATGAGAGACGCGGTGATTGTCGAAGCGGTACGCACGCCGATCGGCAAGGGGAAGCCGAATGGAGCACTGCACAACGTCAACGCGGTGGACCTGCTCGCACACAGCCTGCGCGCGGTAATCGACCGCAGCGGCATCGATCCGGCGCTCATCGACGATGTGATCGGCGGCATCGTCACCCAGATCGGTGAACAGGGCGCCAATATGACCCGGCGGGCGGCGCTGGCCGCGGGCTATCCGGAATCGGTACCGGCGACGACTGTCGATCGCCAGTGCGGCAGCAGCCAGCAGGCCATTCATTTCGCCGCACAGGGCGTGATCGCCGGTGCGTACGACATTGTGGTCGCGGCGGGTGTCGAGTCGATGGGACGAGTTCCCATGGGCGCAAGCATGATCGGATCCGACGACTTCTCCGGTGTCGGCTTCGCCGAGCGTTATCCGGAGGGTCTGGTATCCCAGGGCATCAGCGCCGAACTGATCGCGGCCCGCTGGGGACTGACCCGCAACCAGCTCGACGAATTCGCCCTCGGTAGCCACGAAAAGGCTGCGCTGGCAACGAAGAACGGCTCGTTCGCCGGTCAGCTCGCCCCCATCGCCGGACTGGAAACCGATGAGGGCATCCGGGTCGGCAGCACCCTGGAAACCCTCGGCAAACTGCGTCCCGCCTACTACGACGAGGCCATGTCCGCGCGTTTCCCGGAAATCGGCTGGCAGATCACGGCCGCAACCGCGAGCCAGGTCAGCGACGGCAGCGCCGCGGTGCTGATCATGACCAGTGAACGCGCCGAGGAGCTCGGACTGAAGCCGCTGGCCCGGCTGCACAGCTTCGCGGTGGCCGGTGACGATCCGCTGCTCATGCTGACCGCCGTAATCCCCGCGACGCAAAGGGTATTGCAGCGCGCCGGACTTCAGCTGTCGGATATCGATCTGGTCGAGATCAACGAGGCATTCTCACCGGTGGTGCTGGCCTGGGCGCACGACACCGGTGCGGATATGTCGAAGGTGAATGTGAACGGCGGCGCGATCGCCATCGGTCATCCGCTCGGCGCTTCCGGCGCGCGCCTGATGACCACGCTGGTGCACGCCATGCAGGAGCGCGGTGCGCGCTACGGTCTGCAAACCATGTGTGAGGCAGGCGGTTTGGCCAACGCCACCATCATCGAACGGCTCTGA
- a CDS encoding helix-turn-helix domain-containing protein: MMFVMAAVMEGPLADLSAWKPTECSIAKAMDLIGTRSAILILREAYYGTTRFDGFAARVGITDAAASGQLRKLTEAGLLAKRPYQEAGKRTRHEYVLTDMGRDLLPVVLALMQWGDSYLQPGPVPLLLVEESSGAPVRVEVRSETGREIDLEELGVRLNPEYSRAIRSAK, translated from the coding sequence ATGATGTTCGTCATGGCAGCCGTGATGGAAGGACCGTTGGCAGATCTGAGCGCGTGGAAACCCACGGAATGCTCGATCGCGAAGGCGATGGACCTCATCGGCACCCGCTCGGCGATCCTGATCCTGCGCGAGGCCTACTACGGCACCACCCGCTTCGACGGTTTCGCCGCCCGGGTCGGCATCACCGACGCCGCGGCATCCGGCCAGCTCCGCAAGCTCACCGAGGCGGGTCTGCTCGCCAAGCGGCCGTATCAGGAGGCGGGCAAGCGGACTCGCCACGAGTACGTGCTGACGGACATGGGTCGCGATCTACTGCCCGTGGTGCTCGCGCTCATGCAGTGGGGTGATTCGTACCTGCAGCCGGGACCCGTGCCTCTGCTGCTGGTCGAGGAGTCCAGCGGTGCGCCGGTTCGGGTGGAGGTGCGCAGCGAAACAGGTCGCGAGATCGACCTCGAAGAACTCGGCGTCCGGCTCAACCCCGAATATTCGCGTGCTATCCGCTCAGCGAAGTAA